The following coding sequences lie in one Miscanthus floridulus cultivar M001 chromosome 9, ASM1932011v1, whole genome shotgun sequence genomic window:
- the LOC136482948 gene encoding putative disease resistance protein At1g50180 isoform X2 — protein MSVVTGALGSLGPKLLQLLHGEYKLHKGVRKQVESLSRELDSIYPFLHKVSDVPWDRLDDQVKVWAREVREASYDMEDVLDTFLVRVDGGKNNPDSSSLKLAMTKLGELFSKAKARRDIAAKIKDITKRLEEVANNRQKYKLDEIMCKPLAATSTIAATSTIDPRLKAMYKEVTQLIGVDKSSDELMSMLNTSQQDHDASDKKMKMVSVVGVGGIG, from the coding sequence ATGAGTGTGGTGACGGGGGCGCTGGGAAGCCTCGGCCCCAAGCTTcttcagctgctccatggtgagtACAAGCTCCACAAGGGTGTGAGGAAGCAAGTGGAGTCGCTCTCCCGCGAGCTGGACAGCATCTACCCTTTCCTCCACAAGGTCTCAGATGTGCCATGGGACCGGCTAGATGATCAGGTCAAGGTGTGGGCACGCGAGGTCAGGGAGGCATCCTACGACATGGAGGATGTCCTCGACACCTTCCTCGTTCGCGTCGACGGCGGAAAGAACAACCCCGACTCCAGCAGCCTCAAACTTGCCATGACGAAGCTGGGTGAGCTGTTCAGCAAGGCCAAGGCTCGCCGTGATATTGCAGCAAAGATCAAGGACATAACAAAGCGTCTCGAGGAGGTAGCCAACAATCGTCAGAAGTACAAACTTGATGAGATTATGTGCAAGCCACTCGCAGCAACGTCAACTATCGCAGCAACGTCAACTATTGATCCCCGCCTTAAAGCTATGTACAAAGAAGTGACACAACTTATTGGCGTCGACAAGTCAAGCGACGAGCTCATGTCTATGCTGAATACATCCCAAcaggatcatgatgcctctgaTAAGAAGATGAAGATGGTTTCAGTTGTGGGAGTTGGAGGCATTGGGTAA
- the LOC136482948 gene encoding uncharacterized protein isoform X1: MQRDFVESLSNMQKLQHIDVYDSPWLADTAMWEAAGFVLPRPLHYLGWHAIRFSKLPSCINPSALPILAHLQLFVITMDEQDLKLLARLPALYYLDLTTESTVTASNINAGDRSFFQKLTHFVTNAMVQFEQANEGDTSISLHMWNGEDDMPFASRKGNKSRKVVPSGVMPNLQVLYFNVHLRALKDNYSDYYGNIGLEYLPSLRELKGRIDHEDVSVAESDAVLAALRDAMQRPSQPSHVTVLSPFIAIIIRGENNNVSNGAGFNACKTTTEPIATRHNFT, from the exons ATGCAGAGAGATTTTGTGGAGTCTCTAAGCAATATGCAAAAGCTCCAGCATATAGATGTGTACGATTCACCTTGGCTTGCGGATACAGCCATGTGGGAAGCAGCAGGCTTTGTGCTCCCACGACCTCTCCATTATTTGGGATGGCATGCAATTAGATTTTCCAAATTGCCGTCATGCATTAATCCATCAGCTCTTCCCATCCTGGCCCACTTGCAGCTGTTTGTGATTACTATGGATGAGCAGGATCTGAAACTCCTTGCTAGGTTACCAGCGCTCTATTATCTCGACCTGACAACAGAGTCCACGGTAACAGCAAGCAATATTAACGCCGGTGATCGCAGCTTCTTCCAGAAGTTGACGCACTTCGTTACCAATGCAATGGTGCAGTTTGAGCAGGCCAACGAGGGGGACACTAGCATTTCATTGCATATGTGGAATGGAGAGGATGATATGCCCTTTGCCTCTAGAAAAGGCAACAAATCCAGAAAAGTTGTACCATCTGGCGTGATGCCAAATCTTCAAGTGCTTTATTTTAATGTCCATTTGCGGGCCCTAAAAGATAACTACAGTGACTACTATGGGAATATTGGCTTGGAGTACCTGCCTTCCCTTCGGGAACTCAAAGGGCGGATAGACCATGAAGACGTGTCTGTTGCGGAGAGCGATGCTGTGTTGGCTGCACTAAGAGACGCAATGCAACGTCCATCCCAACCATCCCACGTTACAGTTCTGTCTCCATTTATTGCGATAATAATCAG GGGGGAGAATAATAATGT CTCAAATGGAGCTGGTTTCAATGCTTGTAAGACTACAACAGAGCCCATCGCCACAAGACACAACTTCACTTGA